One segment of Comamonas thiooxydans DNA contains the following:
- a CDS encoding molybdopterin-dependent oxidoreductase, translating to MPHIVQVRGACPHDCPDTCALLTTVVDGTATKVQGNAEHAHTGGVLCAKVSKYTERTYHAGRVLLPLKRSGPKGSGHFSPVSWDEALSDIAQRLHGIARRAPEAILPYSYAGTMGLVQSESMDRRFFHQLGSSLLDRTICASAGSEALTATYGGKLGMRVEFFAESKLILIWGSNSIASNLHFWRYAQEAKRQGAKLICIDPRKSETADKCQEHLQLLPGTDAALALALMHELIVHDWLDHDYIAQHTLGWDALKARALQWPPERAASVCGLSMEQIQSLARDYGTTRPAAIRLNYGMQRARGGGNAVRAVACLPALVGAWRHRAGGLLLSASGVSPFRRVDLQMPQLLGERRPRTLNMSQIGDVLLHEGDAGFGPKVEAVVVYNSNPVAVAPESAKVAAGFAREDLFTVVLEHFLTDTADHADYVLPATTQLEHWDIHGSYGHTDVLLNRPAIEPQGQARSNAQIFRDLARHMARLDPAFTAACFSDSDEALCRAAVAQTAIDFDDLLQQGFAHIPLPDAPFAEGGFATPSGKCEFDNPALARQGINTLPDYLPNYEPPTAAYPLAMISPPARNFLNSSFANVASLARMEERPLLEMHPDDAAARDIADGDRLRVFNQRGEHVCHAAVNGRARAGVVVGLGIWWRKQGANGTNVNELTHQQLTDIGRAPCFYDCAVQVEKFKELSA from the coding sequence ATGCCTCATATCGTTCAAGTACGCGGTGCCTGCCCGCATGACTGCCCGGACACCTGCGCCCTGCTCACCACGGTGGTCGATGGCACGGCCACCAAGGTGCAAGGCAATGCAGAACACGCTCACACGGGCGGCGTGCTCTGCGCCAAGGTCAGCAAGTACACCGAACGCACCTACCACGCCGGGCGAGTGCTGCTGCCTCTCAAACGCAGCGGCCCCAAAGGCAGCGGCCATTTCTCCCCTGTGAGCTGGGACGAAGCGCTGAGCGATATTGCCCAGCGCCTGCACGGCATTGCCCGGCGCGCACCCGAAGCCATACTGCCCTACAGCTATGCCGGCACCATGGGACTGGTGCAGAGCGAGAGCATGGACCGACGTTTTTTTCACCAGTTGGGCTCCAGCCTGCTGGATCGCACCATCTGCGCCAGTGCCGGCAGCGAGGCGCTGACCGCTACCTATGGCGGCAAGCTGGGCATGCGTGTGGAGTTCTTTGCCGAAAGCAAGCTGATACTGATCTGGGGCAGCAACAGCATTGCCAGCAATCTGCATTTCTGGCGCTATGCGCAGGAAGCCAAGCGCCAGGGCGCCAAGCTCATCTGCATAGACCCGCGCAAGAGCGAGACCGCCGACAAATGCCAGGAACACCTGCAACTGCTGCCAGGCACCGATGCGGCACTGGCTCTGGCGCTGATGCACGAGCTGATCGTGCACGACTGGCTGGACCATGACTACATCGCCCAGCACACCCTGGGCTGGGACGCACTCAAGGCCAGAGCATTGCAATGGCCGCCCGAGCGCGCCGCCAGTGTCTGTGGCCTGAGCATGGAACAGATTCAGTCCCTGGCACGCGATTACGGCACGACCAGGCCTGCGGCCATCCGCCTCAATTACGGTATGCAGCGAGCGCGCGGCGGCGGCAATGCCGTGCGCGCCGTGGCCTGCCTGCCGGCTCTTGTCGGCGCCTGGCGCCACCGCGCTGGCGGGCTGCTGCTGTCCGCCTCGGGGGTCTCGCCTTTCAGGCGCGTAGATCTGCAAATGCCGCAGTTGCTGGGCGAGCGTCGCCCACGCACGCTGAACATGAGCCAGATTGGCGATGTGCTGCTGCATGAGGGCGATGCCGGCTTCGGCCCCAAGGTGGAAGCCGTCGTGGTCTATAACAGCAATCCCGTGGCGGTGGCGCCAGAGTCGGCCAAGGTGGCCGCAGGCTTTGCGCGCGAAGATCTGTTCACCGTGGTACTTGAGCATTTCCTCACTGACACCGCAGACCATGCCGACTATGTGCTGCCCGCCACCACGCAGCTGGAGCATTGGGACATCCACGGCAGCTACGGCCATACCGATGTGCTGCTGAATCGTCCCGCGATCGAGCCTCAAGGCCAGGCGCGCAGCAACGCGCAGATCTTTCGCGATCTGGCCAGGCATATGGCCAGGCTGGACCCCGCTTTTACCGCGGCCTGCTTCTCTGATTCCGACGAAGCGCTGTGCCGCGCAGCGGTAGCACAGACAGCCATTGATTTCGACGATCTTCTGCAACAGGGCTTTGCCCATATCCCGCTGCCCGATGCGCCGTTTGCCGAAGGTGGCTTTGCCACTCCTTCGGGCAAATGCGAATTCGACAACCCCGCCCTGGCGCGGCAGGGCATCAACACCCTGCCCGACTATCTGCCCAATTACGAGCCGCCCACGGCCGCCTACCCGCTGGCCATGATCTCGCCGCCCGCACGCAACTTCCTCAACAGCAGCTTTGCCAATGTGGCCAGTCTGGCCCGCATGGAAGAGCGCCCGCTGCTGGAGATGCACCCCGATGACGCAGCTGCGCGCGACATTGCCGACGGCGACCGGTTACGCGTCTTCAACCAGCGCGGCGAGCATGTCTGCCATGCCGCCGTCAACGGCCGCGCTCGCGCCGGCGTGGTGGTGGGCCTGGGCATCTGGTGGCGCAAGCAGGGAGCCAACGGCACAAATGTGAACGAGCTGACGCATCAGCAGCTCACCGATATTGGCCGAGCGCCCTGCTTCTACGACTGCGCGGTACAGGTGGAAAAGTTCAAGGAGTTGTCAGCCTGA